Proteins from a genomic interval of Candidatus Omnitrophota bacterium:
- a CDS encoding epoxyqueuosine reductase QueH — translation MASSSNCLIHICCGPCMSGVYPSLGKEKKITGFFYNPNIHPRSEYISRYMAAGFTASYFGFPMISDTDYDTERWARDVLAGPSRCGACVKDRLMKTAQTAREKAFPSFTTTLLLSPYQDHDFIRGEGERIASLTGIEFVYRDFRKNYAESVRLSKQILLYRQKYCGCVFSEAERFGPPGKVLS, via the coding sequence ATGGCGAGCTCTTCTAATTGCCTCATTCATATCTGCTGCGGGCCCTGTATGAGCGGGGTCTATCCGTCGCTGGGCAAAGAAAAAAAGATAACCGGATTTTTTTATAACCCCAATATACATCCCCGCTCCGAATACATCAGCCGATATATGGCGGCGGGTTTTACCGCTTCATATTTTGGTTTTCCCATGATCTCTGATACGGACTATGACACTGAGCGCTGGGCGAGGGATGTTTTAGCGGGGCCTTCCCGCTGCGGGGCCTGTGTAAAAGACAGGCTCATGAAAACCGCCCAGACAGCGAGGGAAAAAGCTTTCCCGTCTTTTACGACAACTCTCCTTTTGAGCCCCTATCAGGATCATGATTTTATCAGGGGGGAGGGGGAGAGGATAGCTTCTCTTACGGGAATTGAATTTGTTTACAGGGATTTCAGAAAAAATTATGCCGAGTCCGTGAGGCTTTCAAAGCAAATTTTGTTGTACAGGCAAAAATACTGCGGCTGTGTGTTCAGTGAAGCCGAGCGCTTCGGGCCGCCCGGTAAGGTTTTATCATGA
- a CDS encoding SpoIID/LytB domain-containing protein yields MRHNFSWFGTIKRIRTVPILFVTAYFLPAFLCARDPQIITILIERNQKSVNISSPDGMTAADMQTGRRVLFPKGSSYRAEPSGGGVKIRGEMFGAMVRLIPAGESVKLNGRAFRDSIILQNEASLLSAINEIGVESYLCGVLPRELSPSWDEEALKAQAVVSRTYIMANLGRFSKQGYDLTACENSQVYGGLDCEQGSTSEAVRATAGEVIKYRGDIARVYFHADAAGHTESPEFVWGSSSPPPYLKGKREPVRKDTPYSSWEYETSFEDISRVFEKNGYKTGVIKRVVIKNKTPSGRVKNFMVYSASGKTEIKSGKFRTMLGGRNIKSTKINKIINGRKSVVFTGAGWGHGVGMSQWGAKELAEKGWDYKKILRLYFPGTGIAKY; encoded by the coding sequence ATGAGACATAATTTCTCGTGGTTCGGCACGATAAAAAGAATCAGAACCGTCCCCATTCTTTTTGTAACGGCCTATTTTTTGCCGGCATTTTTGTGCGCCCGTGACCCGCAGATAATCACGATATTGATAGAACGCAATCAGAAATCCGTGAATATTTCTTCTCCCGACGGGATGACGGCGGCGGATATGCAGACGGGCCGCAGAGTTCTTTTTCCCAAAGGCAGTTCATACAGGGCCGAGCCGTCCGGCGGCGGCGTAAAGATAAGGGGAGAAATGTTCGGCGCTATGGTGAGGCTCATACCGGCCGGAGAAAGCGTAAAGTTGAACGGCCGCGCCTTCAGGGACAGCATAATATTGCAGAATGAGGCCTCTCTTTTGTCGGCGATCAATGAAATAGGTGTTGAAAGTTATCTTTGCGGCGTTTTGCCTAGAGAGCTTTCCCCCTCATGGGATGAGGAGGCTTTAAAAGCCCAGGCGGTTGTTTCAAGGACTTACATAATGGCCAATCTCGGAAGATTCTCCAAACAGGGATACGATCTCACCGCTTGTGAAAATTCCCAGGTTTACGGCGGACTTGATTGTGAGCAGGGTTCGACTTCCGAAGCTGTCCGCGCTACGGCGGGAGAGGTTATTAAATACAGGGGCGACATAGCGAGGGTTTACTTTCACGCAGACGCCGCGGGCCACACAGAAAGCCCTGAGTTCGTGTGGGGCTCGTCTTCGCCCCCGCCCTATCTTAAAGGAAAAAGGGAACCGGTCAGAAAAGACACGCCCTATTCCTCATGGGAATATGAGACGAGTTTTGAAGATATATCGCGTGTCTTTGAAAAAAACGGGTATAAAACAGGTGTGATAAAACGCGTTGTCATCAAGAATAAAACCCCGTCGGGCAGAGTTAAAAATTTCATGGTATATTCCGCATCCGGCAAGACGGAAATAAAATCCGGGAAATTCAGAACTATGCTCGGCGGCCGGAATATCAAGAGCACAAAAATTAATAAAATCATCAACGGCAGGAAAAGCGTTGTTTTCACAGGCGCCGGCTGGGGACACGGCGTGGGAATGTCCCAGTGGGGCGCGAAAGAGCTCGCCGAAAAGGGCTGGGATTACAAAAAAATACTCAGGTTATATTTTCCGGGAACCGGAATAGCTAAATATTAA
- a CDS encoding helix-turn-helix transcriptional regulator: protein MSRKNFAIVIKEALKDSGLSLRSFAKQCSVDSSYLSKVLKGKRNPPAEEAAIDKIAEFIKMPPERLMFICGRIPSRLQNIFLRDDIFEILEKLPRAIPRPIKKTREPGPSPQKPVYKRQDIPDEIL from the coding sequence GTGAGCCGGAAAAATTTCGCGATCGTCATCAAAGAAGCGTTAAAAGACTCGGGGCTCTCGCTGCGCTCTTTCGCTAAACAATGCTCCGTCGACAGTTCTTACCTTTCTAAAGTGCTGAAAGGCAAACGGAACCCTCCCGCGGAGGAGGCGGCGATAGACAAGATCGCGGAGTTTATAAAGATGCCTCCTGAACGGCTGATGTTTATTTGCGGGAGAATACCGTCAAGGCTGCAGAATATTTTTCTTCGTGACGATATTTTTGAAATACTTGAAAAACTGCCGCGGGCGATTCCCCGTCCGATAAAAAAAACCCGCGAGCCGGGGCCTTCTCCCCAAAAACCTGTTTACAAAAGACAGGATATACCCGACGAGATACTTTAA
- a CDS encoding LysM peptidoglycan-binding domain-containing protein: MSKKISLCSLVLVLILASGASGAEMETVFKVYTVKKGDTLFKIADHFYGEGERWKNIWDFNKYIKKSRWIFPGDEIIIPIEREKKIAATPVEPAKETKEEDENFDMFIAPYNENAAVPLDFKYAGKISAFTEDIAIHAQRSKVVIDAGKKDGVKANDIFDIYRASKKIHHPETKKIMGVLIRRIGILTVSDDIQDKSCIATVKYSKGPVQIGDFVRLSKDK, from the coding sequence ATGTCTAAAAAAATAAGTTTGTGTTCTCTGGTGTTAGTGCTGATCCTTGCATCCGGCGCATCCGGGGCCGAAATGGAGACAGTTTTCAAGGTTTACACCGTTAAAAAAGGCGACACCTTATTTAAGATTGCCGATCATTTCTACGGCGAGGGAGAACGCTGGAAGAACATATGGGACTTTAACAAATACATTAAGAAATCGCGCTGGATCTTTCCGGGAGACGAGATCATCATTCCCATTGAGCGTGAAAAGAAAATAGCCGCCACACCGGTTGAGCCGGCCAAAGAAACAAAAGAAGAAGATGAAAACTTTGATATGTTTATCGCTCCTTACAATGAGAACGCCGCGGTGCCGCTGGACTTCAAATATGCCGGCAAAATCTCGGCTTTTACGGAAGACATAGCTATCCATGCCCAGCGGTCAAAAGTGGTCATTGACGCGGGAAAGAAAGACGGGGTAAAGGCCAACGACATTTTTGATATTTACCGGGCGAGCAAAAAAATACATCACCCGGAAACCAAAAAAATCATGGGAGTGCTTATACGGCGCATCGGCATACTGACAGTAAGCGACGACATACAGGATAAATCCTGCATTGCCACAGTCAAATACTCCAAGGGGCCTGTCCAAATAGGCGACTTCGTGAGACTCTCAAAAGATAAGTGA
- the speD gene encoding adenosylmethionine decarboxylase — translation MGKTQKNVGRHIVAELWGCNSEYLDDVSIVQEFMNNAARAANATVLNSVFHTFIPHGVSGAVIIAESHLAIHTWSELSLASIDIYTCGDKADPWKAFNYLKDAFQSKKHTVTELKRGIFEADSDFDLQQNYKDQVCD, via the coding sequence ATGGGCAAAACTCAGAAAAATGTCGGACGGCACATTGTTGCCGAGCTGTGGGGATGCAACAGCGAATATCTTGATGACGTTTCCATAGTGCAGGAGTTTATGAATAACGCCGCCCGCGCGGCGAATGCCACGGTTCTCAATTCCGTTTTTCACACTTTTATTCCTCACGGCGTTTCGGGGGCGGTGATAATAGCGGAGTCGCATCTGGCCATTCACACATGGAGCGAACTCTCGCTGGCCTCCATAGATATATACACATGCGGGGATAAAGCTGATCCGTGGAAGGCCTTTAACTACCTGAAGGACGCTTTTCAGTCGAAAAAACACACCGTGACAGAGTTGAAGCGCGGTATTTTTGAGGCCGACAGCGATTTTGACCTGCAGCAGAATTATAAGGATCAGGTCTGTGACTGA